In Desulfomonile tiedjei DSM 6799, a genomic segment contains:
- a CDS encoding FAD-dependent oxidoreductase, whose product MTEDAMTFTNKDVVIIGGGVGGISSAVELDKLGIECLILEKTDTLGGHAASLCCKATETCQRCGACLVEDLIHRAGNAAHISTMLNTVVSNAQKTANGWRLDLVANGSEKAVPVDASAVVLATGFSPFDPALKPQFGYGRVPGVSTALELEYRIRADDWDTDVKKLAFIQCVGSRDHRVGNNYCSRVCCAYALRLGRLLKNRFPELDIALFYMDVQSFDRNFDTRLKAAQEDMRMVRAIPSQIRESRNGKPEIIYHGPSDERVVEEFDSVALSVGMTPGQSPRAMGELFGITAGRDGFAAHESSNQGLFLAGTVGGPLSIPESISSGVFAASQVASYVRKTRSGEMA is encoded by the coding sequence ATGACTGAAGATGCGATGACCTTCACAAACAAAGATGTAGTGATTATCGGCGGGGGCGTCGGAGGGATTTCAAGCGCTGTGGAGCTGGATAAACTGGGAATCGAATGCCTCATCCTGGAAAAAACAGATACTTTAGGTGGGCATGCAGCATCACTCTGCTGTAAGGCGACCGAAACTTGTCAGCGTTGTGGGGCATGCCTGGTTGAAGACCTGATCCACCGGGCGGGAAACGCGGCGCATATTTCCACTATGCTGAACACAGTTGTTTCCAATGCACAAAAAACCGCAAATGGATGGAGGCTGGACCTCGTAGCGAACGGGTCCGAAAAAGCTGTCCCTGTTGATGCATCCGCGGTAGTTCTTGCCACCGGGTTTTCACCGTTCGATCCCGCCCTGAAACCGCAATTCGGGTATGGCAGAGTTCCGGGAGTGTCCACGGCATTGGAACTTGAATACCGTATACGAGCGGACGATTGGGATACAGACGTTAAAAAGCTTGCCTTTATTCAATGTGTAGGCAGCCGGGATCATCGCGTCGGCAACAATTATTGTTCCCGCGTGTGCTGTGCGTATGCTCTGAGGCTCGGGCGATTATTGAAGAACAGATTTCCTGAACTTGACATTGCTCTCTTCTACATGGACGTGCAATCCTTCGATCGAAATTTCGACACTCGGTTGAAAGCGGCTCAGGAAGACATGCGAATGGTAAGAGCCATTCCCTCTCAAATAAGAGAAAGCCGGAACGGAAAACCTGAAATCATCTATCACGGTCCTTCGGACGAAAGAGTTGTAGAGGAATTCGATTCGGTCGCGCTGAGTGTCGGCATGACTCCCGGCCAGTCGCCCCGAGCGATGGGTGAACTGTTCGGAATAACAGCCGGCCGTGATGGTTTTGCAGCGCATGAATCGAGCAATCAGGGACTCTTTCTTGCAGGAACCGTCGGCGGCCCGTTATCCATTCCGGAGAGTATTTCGAGCGGAGTGTTTGCTGCATCCCAGGTTGCTTCGTATGTTCGGAAAACACGATCCGGAGAAATGGCGTGA
- a CDS encoding hydrogenase iron-sulfur subunit produces MNERGTNSVFLTANPPGPREFNRVLVLGGGQEGSRLAHRLGEDQFNVVLIGGVDEKPLPNVSILRDAILERVTGFAGDFHVTLRTPSGRLTERVGAIIAAQPSQIKPKFDLYGIRPDERTLSLSQVEAALANSSLSVTPEGNWFHAAFLVGLKNESELPVFERVFAAIEKLQQNGQVQCYVFTRNLKVAAQGLERRYRETRERGTIFFKFDDAGPCFECSQDSTRILFKEPLLGSDMELTPDLLVVDELYLPPADMEALWAAVPSSPLFRPYLQPDSPRFSAVETPKTGIFAIGAARGVHDPLFVEADIESAVFGVKKLAKIDPTETIPEVAFVDPDKCAICLTCVRLCPHGAIGFSDRAFVDTISCVGCGICAAACPMSAITLGSSAAEQTNTRNNGKIVVFLCSHSGAEAWEASENSLGNSVLPVPVPCAGTVDESRILMAFEQGARGIIVAGCFKGNCASVYGSSLAEQKVAQVKSIISNAGFNPEIVAFLPLAANTPKTLQTAVKDMEVILGGPSL; encoded by the coding sequence GTGAACGAGCGAGGAACAAATTCTGTCTTTCTTACGGCGAATCCTCCGGGACCCCGGGAATTCAATCGCGTACTGGTGCTCGGCGGAGGACAGGAAGGTTCTCGGCTTGCACACAGGCTCGGAGAAGATCAGTTCAACGTAGTACTCATAGGTGGTGTGGACGAAAAACCTTTGCCGAACGTCTCCATTCTACGGGATGCAATTCTGGAGCGAGTGACCGGGTTTGCAGGAGATTTTCACGTTACCCTCAGGACACCATCCGGACGTCTCACGGAACGTGTTGGCGCCATAATCGCCGCTCAGCCTTCTCAGATAAAACCCAAATTCGATCTGTACGGGATTCGACCTGACGAACGCACTCTCTCGCTGTCCCAGGTTGAGGCCGCGCTGGCAAACAGCAGCCTTTCCGTTACACCTGAGGGGAACTGGTTCCATGCAGCGTTTCTTGTAGGGTTGAAAAACGAATCGGAACTACCTGTATTCGAGCGGGTTTTTGCCGCCATAGAAAAGCTGCAACAAAACGGGCAGGTCCAGTGTTACGTGTTTACAAGAAATCTGAAAGTGGCGGCACAGGGACTTGAACGGCGTTATCGTGAAACCAGAGAACGCGGAACGATCTTCTTCAAATTCGACGATGCCGGACCTTGCTTCGAATGCTCTCAAGACAGCACCCGCATCCTCTTCAAAGAGCCGCTTCTTGGTTCGGACATGGAGTTAACCCCGGATCTGCTTGTGGTGGATGAACTCTATTTGCCACCGGCAGACATGGAAGCTCTCTGGGCCGCAGTACCATCTTCTCCTTTGTTCAGACCCTACTTGCAGCCGGATTCGCCTCGGTTTTCGGCCGTAGAGACTCCGAAAACGGGAATTTTTGCCATCGGTGCAGCTCGTGGCGTGCACGATCCTCTGTTTGTTGAAGCGGACATTGAATCGGCGGTATTTGGCGTCAAAAAGCTGGCGAAAATCGATCCGACCGAGACGATTCCCGAAGTGGCATTCGTCGATCCGGATAAATGCGCTATCTGCTTAACGTGCGTAAGATTGTGTCCCCACGGAGCAATCGGATTCAGCGATCGCGCGTTTGTCGATACGATCTCCTGTGTGGGATGCGGCATCTGTGCTGCTGCATGCCCGATGTCTGCCATTACCCTTGGATCGTCGGCAGCCGAACAAACCAATACCCGGAATAACGGCAAAATAGTTGTATTTCTATGCTCCCATTCCGGGGCAGAGGCTTGGGAAGCTTCAGAAAACAGCCTGGGAAACTCGGTCCTACCGGTTCCGGTTCCCTGTGCCGGTACAGTGGATGAGAGCCGGATACTCATGGCATTTGAACAAGGAGCCCGAGGCATCATCGTGGCCGGCTGCTTCAAAGGCAATTGCGCGTCCGTGTACGGCAGCTCGCTCGCAGAACAAAAGGTCGCTCAGGTGAAATCGATTATCTCAAACGCAGGATTTAACCCCGAGATCGTCGCTTTCCTGCCCCTTGCGGCAAATACACCGAAAACCCTGCAGACGGCTGTCAAAGACATGGAAGTAATATTGGGGGGACCTTCTTTGTAA
- a CDS encoding 4Fe-4S dicluster domain-containing protein, with translation MSPTNLNDLDPTFKDRVAAQPGGEGIRSCFGCKACTAACPVEVADKRYDPRKIIRMVLLGMVKEVLTSDTIWLCSSCYGCHEVCPQNVRFTEVMFALKNLAVLEACIPPGLTAQRALLRDHGRLYEITDFENEKREKLGLPRIVEHPEHYAELL, from the coding sequence ATGAGTCCTACAAACTTGAATGATTTGGACCCGACTTTCAAGGATCGTGTTGCTGCGCAGCCTGGCGGCGAGGGGATTCGATCCTGTTTCGGGTGTAAGGCGTGCACTGCAGCGTGTCCTGTCGAAGTTGCTGATAAGCGTTACGATCCTCGCAAGATCATTCGCATGGTACTCTTGGGCATGGTCAAGGAGGTCCTCACGAGCGATACTATCTGGCTTTGCTCATCATGTTACGGATGTCACGAAGTCTGTCCGCAGAACGTGCGATTCACGGAAGTCATGTTCGCGTTAAAAAACCTGGCGGTATTGGAAGCATGTATTCCTCCGGGCTTGACTGCGCAACGTGCCCTGCTCAGGGATCACGGCAGATTGTACGAAATCACCGATTTTGAAAACGAGAAGCGGGAAAAGCTTGGATTGCCTCGGATTGTGGAGCATCCCGAGCACTATGCGGAACTGCTATGA
- a CDS encoding CoB--CoM heterodisulfide reductase iron-sulfur subunit B family protein, with product MEALLYLGCTVPVRNLNYELSARLTAEKLGITFRDHEAFGCCGFPLKSINVFDTLVTSARNLALAAQEGLEICALCNACAGTLTETAHTLDSDPELKAKVNEKLEVIGLRYEKPVRVRNFMRLLWEEVGVEGIKNAVVRPLNDVLLAPHYGCHYLKPSELTEGFDSPHMPRSMSGLIEATGARALDYPSLKECCGGGILGMSEEIANALAAVKLQDVNAAGAHALVLVCPFCNVMYEGQQKKIAKNFGFDLKVPVVYYPQILGLALGMTSEQLGFKLNRVKPSGLLKIVEG from the coding sequence ATGGAAGCGCTCTTATATCTCGGCTGCACAGTCCCGGTCCGTAATCTCAATTACGAACTTTCCGCCCGACTCACCGCGGAAAAGCTGGGGATTACCTTTCGCGACCATGAAGCATTCGGCTGCTGCGGATTTCCTCTGAAATCCATCAATGTTTTCGATACGCTGGTCACTTCGGCTCGCAACCTGGCGCTTGCAGCACAGGAAGGTTTGGAAATCTGCGCATTGTGCAACGCCTGTGCGGGGACTCTGACAGAAACCGCTCATACCCTGGATTCGGATCCCGAACTCAAAGCAAAGGTCAACGAAAAGCTTGAAGTAATAGGACTACGGTATGAAAAGCCTGTGCGCGTCCGCAACTTCATGAGGCTGCTCTGGGAAGAGGTCGGCGTAGAAGGAATCAAGAACGCTGTTGTCAGGCCACTGAATGATGTGTTGTTGGCTCCGCATTATGGATGCCATTATCTGAAACCGTCTGAACTGACGGAAGGTTTCGATTCCCCCCATATGCCCAGGAGTATGAGCGGGCTCATTGAAGCAACCGGCGCTCGTGCATTGGACTACCCCTCTCTTAAAGAATGTTGCGGTGGGGGCATTCTCGGCATGTCCGAAGAGATTGCCAATGCTCTTGCAGCAGTTAAGCTTCAGGACGTGAATGCTGCCGGGGCGCATGCTTTAGTGCTCGTATGTCCCTTCTGCAATGTAATGTACGAAGGCCAGCAGAAAAAGATAGCAAAAAACTTTGGTTTTGATCTAAAAGTGCCTGTGGTCTATTATCCGCAAATTCTTGGTCTGGCTCTGGGGATGACTTCGGAGCAATTGGGATTCAAGCTCAACCGCGTGAAACCCTCAGGTCTCTTGAAGATTGTTGAAGGATAA
- the gcvH gene encoding glycine cleavage system protein GcvH, with the protein MEYEGYVFPDDLKYEKNHFWAKMEGDLVVTGATEFISKQAGEITFVDLPEEGDDASQGKPYGSIESGKWVGRIYAVVSGEIVEVNSLLEDEPEKMNESPYGEAWICKIRPSNLEEEMKALMDPNDAFKDFIKEEIRKIEEQKK; encoded by the coding sequence ATGGAATACGAAGGCTATGTTTTTCCTGACGATCTCAAATATGAAAAGAATCACTTCTGGGCGAAAATGGAAGGAGACCTTGTCGTAACAGGCGCAACGGAATTTATCTCCAAACAGGCAGGAGAAATCACGTTTGTGGATCTCCCCGAAGAAGGGGACGACGCGAGCCAGGGCAAGCCGTACGGCTCCATCGAATCGGGCAAATGGGTCGGTAGAATTTACGCGGTAGTCAGCGGCGAAATCGTCGAGGTGAATTCATTGCTCGAAGACGAACCCGAGAAGATGAACGAGTCACCGTACGGTGAGGCATGGATCTGCAAGATCAGACCGTCAAACCTGGAAGAAGAGATGAAAGCTTTGATGGACCCGAATGACGCGTTCAAAGATTTCATCAAAGAAGAGATTCGAAAAATAGAAGAGCAGAAGAAATAG
- the cbpB gene encoding peptide-modifying radical SAM enzyme CbpB has translation MHTTNMANNSASSSGQYFNTGNGPTIQFIEIEHPDYVALLDPDTAFWSLLRKEKISEALDESGSLIQEFRKKRETFAQEMELLRFGLKPSAVYFNPTERCNLNCSYCYIPEELRKSGSQMTREELIRALDILKEYFRSTLPEGRLPQVVFHGSEPMLARDAVFAGITKYKDDFSFGIQTNATLLDDESIEFLTSRNVGIGLSLDGHEAAVANLTRKNWAGEGFFEKTVTVLERLKGYPNYNVICTVTSRNTESLTDMVNFLHEMEVPIGMLNPVRCTRQGARDIKPRDAEMSPHYLKALDRTYELYQKTGRKLVIANFANVLIGIVAPLARRLMCDISPCGGGRCFFAVGAKGDLFPCSEFVGVPEFNGGNLFRDNISDVLETRAFKSVTGRKVEEIGPCAVCAIRHFCGSPCPAEAYEMNGGMNRPGAFCELYEDQVRYAMRLIADGKENTFLWDGWDSGTSTTLEITSL, from the coding sequence ATGCACACAACCAATATGGCAAACAATTCCGCATCGTCCAGCGGTCAATATTTCAACACAGGAAACGGGCCCACTATTCAGTTCATCGAAATCGAACACCCCGACTATGTTGCCCTTCTCGATCCCGACACCGCTTTTTGGTCGCTCTTGCGAAAAGAGAAGATCAGTGAGGCTCTCGACGAGTCGGGTTCCCTTATCCAGGAGTTTCGGAAGAAGCGCGAGACCTTTGCGCAGGAGATGGAATTGCTACGGTTTGGCCTCAAACCTTCCGCGGTTTACTTCAATCCGACTGAGCGATGTAATCTGAACTGCTCGTACTGCTACATCCCGGAAGAACTGCGCAAAAGCGGCAGCCAAATGACCCGGGAGGAACTCATCAGAGCTTTGGACATTCTCAAGGAATACTTCAGAAGCACGCTACCTGAGGGAAGGCTACCCCAGGTGGTATTCCACGGGTCAGAGCCCATGCTTGCTCGCGACGCTGTCTTTGCAGGCATCACGAAATACAAGGATGATTTTAGCTTTGGGATTCAGACGAATGCTACGCTCCTGGATGACGAGTCCATCGAATTCCTTACTTCTCGGAATGTGGGGATAGGGCTTTCTCTTGACGGTCATGAAGCCGCTGTAGCAAACCTGACAAGAAAGAATTGGGCTGGAGAAGGATTCTTTGAGAAGACCGTCACGGTGCTTGAGAGATTGAAGGGATACCCGAATTACAATGTGATCTGTACGGTCACGAGCCGGAACACGGAATCCCTGACCGACATGGTAAACTTCCTTCACGAAATGGAAGTCCCCATAGGGATGCTTAACCCGGTGAGATGCACCAGGCAAGGAGCCAGGGACATCAAGCCGAGAGACGCTGAAATGTCCCCTCATTATCTCAAAGCCCTCGACCGAACCTATGAACTCTATCAGAAGACGGGACGGAAACTGGTAATCGCCAATTTCGCAAATGTTCTGATCGGCATAGTTGCTCCTCTGGCTCGGCGGCTCATGTGTGACATTTCTCCGTGCGGCGGCGGAAGGTGTTTCTTTGCCGTGGGAGCGAAGGGGGATCTGTTCCCTTGCAGTGAGTTCGTTGGGGTCCCTGAGTTTAACGGAGGAAATCTCTTCCGAGACAATATCTCGGATGTACTGGAAACCAGAGCATTCAAGTCTGTCACCGGTAGGAAGGTAGAGGAGATCGGCCCGTGTGCCGTTTGCGCGATACGGCATTTCTGCGGCTCTCCGTGTCCGGCGGAAGCCTATGAGATGAACGGAGGGATGAACAGACCCGGAGCCTTCTGTGAGTTGTATGAGGATCAGGTTCGGTATGCTATGAGGCTTATTGCCGACGGGAAAGAAAACACTTTTCTCTGGGATGGGTGGGATTCCGGCACTTCCACGACGCTGGAAATCACTTCGCTGTGA
- the cbpA gene encoding modified peptide precursor CbpA, translated as MKDVIAYRKTCAADGTGLSHYILMVAKAK; from the coding sequence TTGAAGGATGTCATAGCCTATCGGAAGACTTGTGCGGCTGACGGTACCGGATTGTCCCATTACATTCTGATGGTAGCCAAAGCCAAGTAG